The Dehalococcoidales bacterium genome segment TAAATAATCGGCGCCGATATCCGTCCCTTCGAATGCCTCTTTTAGATCTTGGTATTTGATAGACGGAGGCTGAATAAGTTTTCCTTTTACTAAAAAGGGGATTCCTATAACGTTTTCCTCTAAAACGAAAAGATTGCTCTTATCCATAGTTTCCCCCTCCTCTTTTATGCGGAAAATGAGCCCATAATGCCCCCGCACCCCTTTACTTCGCTGCCTGCTAAACGTCCTATTTCAAGGATTGCCGGGCCGTTTAATCCGCACGGACATTCTGAATTAACCATATGCACGTAATCGTTACTGATTAAAAAACCCGGATGAGATGTTGCCAGCGTGTCCATGAATCCGAATGCCCCTCTCACGTCATTACCTTCCAACGGTTTTAAGGCGGCATCAAAAACAAGCGGCTCAATCGTTGGCGGGATATGAAAGCTTCCTTCTCTGCAACGAATCGTAAGAATGCTGCTTTCCGTCATTGAATAGCCTTCCGATATCATTGCAGAATCAATCCCCAATGCTTTTTTAATTATCCCGATTAGGGTATTGCGATCAATAACATTCCCCGTAAACGCTTTCCAACCGCCGCCAAGCATCGCCACACTTTGCGGATGTAAGCTTAACTGCCGGTTGTTATCCGCTAAAACTTCACATAACTCCTTAAACTGATAAGGGGCACCGAAAAGGAATAGTTTTTGCCCGTTTTGGGTTGATTTTTCGATATTTCCCGCAAGTTTTAAATAATTTTCTTTGCTCTTACCGGTTACTTTATCCTTTAACGATTCCAGAGCTTCGCGTTCTTTTTCGGTGTTAGGTTCGCGTTGCAATTGACGCAGGGCGCTTCCGCTGATTTTACCGGTGTAGAGGAAGTAGGATTTTTTAAACAGCGGGGCCAGTTCTTCTATCAAAGCTTGATTTCCCATCCGGCCGCTTTCGAAAGCAAGGAAGGCGGCATCGTAATTAAGTAAAAATTTTCTTTTTGCGGCCTCCGACAGCCTTAAAACCGAGGCGGCTTTAATAAGGGGATTTGAAAGGCCATTATCTGTAATTAATTTTGTCAGCAGGGGAGTTAGGTAGGTGATATTAGCCCTCCTTGATAATTCCCAATCCGCTTTTTCTCTGGGGACAAACGAAAAAGCGCCCGAAGTTCCGGAGCTGTAAGTAATATAAATTCCGGCTTGGTCGAGCGCGTTAATCCACTCATCGATTGTTTGAATACCTTTTGTATCAATATCTATTTTTCGATGAAAGACTGAGCTGACCCAGTTATTCATTTGCTTGTAATCGTTATTATCTATCCAGCTTTGACGGTAGCTTTTGAAGATATCGGTTGAAAGCATCATTTTTTCTTTAATATCTTTAAAATCACAATTTTTACCGCAGCCTTCTTCTGCGGCTATTTGACGATACAAAGGGATGTTATCGTAATAGTGGCGATGATTTAATAAAATAGCTTTAAGACGCAGTTTTGCGGCATCTTGGAGGTCAAAGCCTTTGCCTAAGGCCCAACGCTCTGAGGCTTTAATCAGGCGGTCTTGAATTTTTGCGATATTGTCCATATTATTCTCGTGCAAGCTACTTAGCATTATGATACACGCATCATTCGACCTTAGCAATCATTTGCCCTAAAAAGAAACCCCTTCCTCCGCTGGGGAAGAAGGGGTTGATGTCAAACCATTGATAATAAACAGTTTTACTGCAACATGCCGATAAACAAACCGGCAGCGGTAGCTGTGCCGATAACGCCGGCAATATTAGGCCCCATTGCCTGCATTAAAAGGAAGTTTTGAGGGTTTTCCTCTTGCCCGATTTTCTGGACTACGCGAGCCGCCATCGGAACCGCCGAAACACCTGCGGCACCAATCATCGGATTGATTTTCTCTTTTATAAATAAGTTCATCAGTTTGGCAAGGAGAATCCCGCCGGCAGTGGCGGCGGCAAAAGCAACAATTCCTAAGCAGAAAACCAAGAGGCTTTCAAATCTTAAGAAGTTTTCCGCTGTCATAAAGGCACCGACACACAGGCCAAGACAAACCGTTAGGATATTCATCATTGCGTTCGATGCCGTATCGGCTAATCTTTCGGTAACGCCGCTTTCACGCAGTAAGTTACCGAGCATAAACATACCGATTAAAGGTGCGGCTGCCGGTACCAAAAGGATGATAATTATCGCCGCAATAACGGGGAAAATAACTTTTTCTTTGCGTGAAACTTCCCTCAGTTGCGGTTTCATATAGATTTGACGTTCTTTTTTAGAGGTAAGCAGTTTAATAATTGGGGGCTGGATAATCGGAACAAGCGCCATATAGGTATAAGCGGCTACAGCGGTTGAGCCGATAAAGGTCGGTGCCAGTCGGTTGGTAAGATAGATAGTGGTAGGGCCGTCTGCCCCGCCGATAATACCGATTGAAGCGGCTTCATGAATACTGAAACCGAGCAGCAGCGCCGCAAAAAAGGCAAAATAGACTCCGAATTGGGCGCCGGCGCCTAACAGTAATGTTTTCGGGTTGGCGATAATGGGGCCAAAATCGGTCATTGCACCGAGCCCCAAGAAAATAAAGAGCGGGATAATTTCCCAATCAAGGCCGTAATAGAATAACCTTGAAAGTAAGCCGACCGGTTCCCCTCCGACAACGTAGTAGTGATAGAGTACGCCGTCAACTACCGTATCCATTAACCCGCCGAAAGGCATATTGACCAGGATAACACCGAACCCAATCGGCACCAGCAGCAACGGTTCCATTTTTTTAACAATGCCGAGATAAAGGAGTAAGGCACCGCCGATAAGCATGGCAATCGCACCCCAAGTTATACCCGGCAGACCTGTTTCTAATACATCAAATAACATATTTCACTTTTCTTTCTAATTTTGATTATTGCCGTTACTGATTTGCAAGTCGGGGTCGTATTCGGGTTCTTCTTCCGACTCGATTTTCAAATCGGTGACAGCCTCGTCTCCCTCGCCTTTTTTGAAAAAGTTCTTAAAACTAAAACCGACTGATTTATTAAAAAACCATCCGGTAAACTGCATCACAAGGGCAAGTATTACTAATACTAAAAAGACAAGCGCAAATCCTATCATGCCGACTTGCAGCGCCTGATTCCAATCAACATCCATAGTGTCCAAATCCCTTCCAGGTATTTCCGATATAAAAAAGGGGCAGTTGATTATCTTGTATGATTCCAACGCCCCTTTTATTTTTCTAAACTAACATAACAGAACTACTAATTGACTATATCCGAACTGCTGTCGCCGG includes the following:
- a CDS encoding sodium ion-translocating decarboxylase subunit beta, yielding MLFDVLETGLPGITWGAIAMLIGGALLLYLGIVKKMEPLLLVPIGFGVILVNMPFGGLMDTVVDGVLYHYYVVGGEPVGLLSRLFYYGLDWEIIPLFIFLGLGAMTDFGPIIANPKTLLLGAGAQFGVYFAFFAALLLGFSIHEAASIGIIGGADGPTTIYLTNRLAPTFIGSTAVAAYTYMALVPIIQPPIIKLLTSKKERQIYMKPQLREVSRKEKVIFPVIAAIIIILLVPAAAPLIGMFMLGNLLRESGVTERLADTASNAMMNILTVCLGLCVGAFMTAENFLRFESLLVFCLGIVAFAAATAGGILLAKLMNLFIKEKINPMIGAAGVSAVPMAARVVQKIGQEENPQNFLLMQAMGPNIAGVIGTATAAGLFIGMLQ
- a CDS encoding OadG family protein produces the protein MDTMDVDWNQALQVGMIGFALVFLVLVILALVMQFTGWFFNKSVGFSFKNFFKKGEGDEAVTDLKIESEEEPEYDPDLQISNGNNQN